One genomic segment of Kocuria rhizophila DC2201 includes these proteins:
- a CDS encoding lipid II:glycine glycyltransferase FemX, with translation MRHTPAPDPSTVLGPAGVLQSEPWHRFQAALGRATHLFSGPGWHALVVEETSRAGRLWYAPYGPVLSHPEALPDALTELRSAARAARIGWLRVEPQAAASSGEGFTDAVRRQNATAPVLAAALTAHGARPAPRDIQPAYTRWVDLTREPGGILGAMTGTNRNLWRRHRDKGITLESSTHPSGADAVIELLHRTAGRRGFTAHGSDYLRTAARVLRETGSCTAYMSSVDGAVVSALLTYDSPTTRVFAHSGMDAALRKLRPNQPLIVQALLDAAAQGQRVADLFGVASANDPGHPWTGFSAFKRSFGGADVALGGTWDLPVSAPRYAAYRVARRARDEVSTVRGRARGAADTARARLLPER, from the coding sequence ATGAGGCACACCCCCGCCCCAGACCCCTCGACCGTTCTCGGACCCGCTGGCGTGCTGCAGTCCGAACCGTGGCACCGCTTCCAGGCAGCCCTGGGCCGCGCCACCCACCTCTTCTCGGGGCCCGGCTGGCACGCCCTGGTGGTCGAGGAGACGTCACGCGCGGGGAGGCTCTGGTACGCGCCGTACGGCCCCGTGCTCAGCCACCCGGAGGCCCTGCCGGACGCCCTCACCGAGCTGCGGAGCGCGGCCCGGGCCGCGCGGATCGGCTGGCTGCGCGTGGAACCGCAGGCGGCGGCGTCGTCGGGCGAGGGCTTCACGGATGCCGTGCGGCGGCAGAACGCGACCGCCCCGGTGCTCGCCGCCGCACTGACCGCTCACGGTGCGCGCCCCGCACCCCGTGACATCCAGCCGGCCTACACACGGTGGGTGGATCTCACGCGGGAGCCGGGCGGGATCCTTGGGGCCATGACCGGCACCAACCGGAACCTGTGGCGCCGCCACCGGGACAAGGGCATCACCCTGGAGTCGAGCACCCACCCGAGCGGCGCGGACGCCGTGATCGAGCTGCTGCACCGCACGGCGGGGCGCCGGGGTTTCACCGCGCACGGTTCCGACTACCTCCGCACGGCCGCCCGCGTGCTGCGCGAGACCGGGAGCTGCACCGCCTACATGAGCTCCGTGGACGGCGCCGTGGTCAGCGCGCTGCTCACCTACGACTCGCCCACCACACGGGTGTTCGCCCACTCGGGGATGGACGCCGCGCTGCGCAAGCTGCGGCCCAACCAGCCGCTGATCGTCCAGGCGCTGCTCGACGCCGCGGCCCAGGGTCAGCGCGTGGCGGACCTCTTCGGCGTGGCCTCCGCCAACGACCCCGGCCATCCCTGGACCGGGTTCAGCGCGTTCAAACGGTCGTTCGGCGGGGCGGACGTCGCCCTCGGCGGCACGTGGGACCTGCCGGTCAGTGCACCGCGGTACGCGGCCTACCGCGTGGCCCGCCGCGCGCGGGACGAGGTCTCAACCGTGCGGGGTCGCGCACGCGGCGCCGCGGACACGGCGCGGGCCAGACTGCTCCCCGAGCGCTGA
- a CDS encoding sulfatase-like hydrolase/transferase has product MIEKREVHNMSEGFLRASRRLGRWTGRGLCYGLIWLGLTLLAAAGVIRHYWGQISVGQMRMNLVSVQTDGGGGSIVWVSVLLIGVLPVLLTLAVALGRWGWRRRRPAGRPARAPRRVVRSASAIAVAAVVVGGTASFASAVDLPRYVKAAKSPHDIGSRYVQPTVTGEAGKRNLVVVYLESGEQTLADDQLFEKNAFAPLEDVTRAEDGWRSVTDLQQYEGGGWTMAGLASTQCGIPLKSSGEGISSSDIGAGMEQYLGGVTCLGDVLQNHGYTSTFLGGANSSFAGKDAFLRSHGYTEDKGLADWRAAGEPEKNFRGDWGLSDERLMAHAKDEVDRLHAEAELTGQPFNLSMLTLDTHEPVHVYDSCGVDTQNQVTSVFACSMTQVAGFIEHMKARGYLEDTSVVVMGDHLKHMSAGDAFHEQLDHHPNRTIFNRVWIPGESSDQPLRAGADQLSMYPTLLEAAGLSVHDGAAGLGTSVRRQEPPQGAAQAMDPEEYAQLLESRSAEFYARAWNPQDPVR; this is encoded by the coding sequence GTGATCGAGAAGCGCGAGGTCCACAACATGTCCGAGGGTTTTCTGCGCGCGAGCAGACGGCTGGGCCGATGGACGGGCCGAGGGCTCTGCTACGGCCTGATCTGGCTGGGCCTCACCCTGCTGGCGGCCGCCGGGGTGATCCGGCACTACTGGGGCCAGATCTCCGTGGGACAGATGCGCATGAACCTGGTCTCCGTGCAGACGGATGGCGGTGGCGGGTCGATCGTGTGGGTCTCGGTGCTGCTGATCGGCGTGCTCCCCGTGCTGCTGACCCTGGCGGTCGCGCTGGGCCGGTGGGGGTGGCGGCGTCGCCGTCCGGCCGGGCGCCCGGCGCGGGCCCCGCGCCGCGTGGTCCGCTCCGCCTCCGCGATCGCGGTGGCAGCGGTCGTGGTGGGAGGCACCGCGAGCTTCGCGTCCGCGGTGGACCTGCCCCGCTACGTCAAGGCCGCCAAGTCCCCGCACGACATCGGCTCGCGCTACGTCCAGCCCACCGTCACCGGGGAGGCGGGCAAGCGCAACCTGGTGGTGGTTTACCTCGAGTCCGGGGAGCAGACCCTCGCTGACGACCAGCTGTTCGAGAAGAACGCGTTCGCGCCCCTGGAGGACGTCACCCGGGCGGAGGACGGCTGGCGCAGCGTCACCGACCTGCAGCAGTACGAGGGCGGCGGCTGGACCATGGCCGGACTCGCCTCGACCCAGTGCGGCATTCCCCTCAAGAGCTCGGGGGAGGGCATCAGCTCGAGCGACATCGGCGCTGGGATGGAACAGTACCTGGGCGGTGTCACGTGCCTGGGGGACGTGCTGCAGAACCACGGTTACACCAGCACGTTCCTGGGCGGGGCCAACTCCTCGTTCGCCGGCAAGGACGCCTTCCTGCGCTCGCACGGCTACACGGAGGACAAGGGGCTCGCGGACTGGCGGGCCGCCGGCGAGCCGGAGAAGAACTTCCGCGGTGACTGGGGGCTCAGCGACGAGAGGCTCATGGCCCACGCGAAGGACGAGGTGGACCGCCTGCACGCCGAGGCAGAGCTCACGGGCCAGCCGTTCAACCTGTCCATGCTCACCCTGGACACCCACGAACCGGTGCACGTCTACGACTCCTGCGGCGTGGACACCCAGAACCAGGTGACCTCCGTGTTCGCGTGCTCCATGACGCAGGTGGCGGGTTTCATCGAGCACATGAAGGCCCGGGGCTACCTGGAGGACACCTCCGTGGTGGTCATGGGGGACCACCTCAAGCACATGAGCGCCGGGGACGCGTTCCACGAGCAGCTGGACCACCACCCCAACCGCACCATCTTCAACCGCGTGTGGATCCCGGGGGAGTCCTCGGACCAGCCCCTGCGGGCGGGCGCGGACCAGCTGTCCATGTACCCGACCCTCCTGGAGGCGGCGGGGCTGTCGGTGCACGACGGCGCCGCGGGCCTCGGCACGTCCGTCCGGCGGCAGGAGCCTCCCCAGGGCGCGGCCCAGGCCATGGACCCGGAGGAGTACGCCCAGCTGCTCGAGTCCCGCTCGGCCGAGTTCTACGCGCGCGCGTGGAATCCGCAGGACCCGGTGCGCTGA
- a CDS encoding metal-dependent transcriptional regulator translates to MHPAELSPSTQDYLKTIWRLGEWEPERVTTTSLAARMGLAASTVSEALKKLTAQGLVTRPSYGVVELTPEGREVAVHMVRRHRILEMFLATELGYSWDEIHDEAEVLEHAVTDRFIDRVDAKLGHPRADPHGDAIPSRDGVVVPAPAVPLADVTRPEPVRVARVSDESPEVLRVLAEAGIRPGAVLRVLPGPARSATVRVRVAGGGTTPGGVVPGDGSPAAQQSQTAPGTPGGDATTGDAVELGILVAEAVWVQPAAHAS, encoded by the coding sequence GTGCACCCCGCAGAGCTGAGCCCGTCCACCCAGGACTACCTGAAGACCATCTGGCGGCTGGGCGAGTGGGAGCCGGAGCGGGTGACCACCACCTCGCTGGCCGCACGCATGGGGCTGGCGGCCTCCACCGTGTCCGAGGCGTTGAAGAAGCTCACCGCGCAGGGCTTGGTGACCCGGCCCTCCTACGGGGTCGTGGAGCTGACGCCCGAGGGTCGTGAGGTGGCCGTGCACATGGTGCGCCGCCACCGGATCCTGGAGATGTTCCTGGCCACCGAGCTGGGCTACTCGTGGGACGAGATCCACGACGAGGCCGAGGTGCTCGAGCACGCCGTGACCGACCGCTTCATCGACCGTGTGGACGCGAAGCTCGGCCACCCCCGGGCCGATCCGCACGGGGACGCGATCCCCTCGCGGGACGGGGTGGTCGTCCCTGCCCCGGCGGTGCCGCTCGCGGACGTCACCCGTCCGGAGCCCGTGCGGGTCGCGCGCGTCTCGGACGAGAGTCCCGAGGTCCTGCGGGTACTCGCGGAGGCGGGGATCCGGCCGGGCGCGGTGCTGCGGGTGCTTCCGGGCCCGGCCCGCAGTGCCACGGTGCGTGTGCGCGTGGCCGGCGGGGGCACGACGCCGGGCGGTGTCGTTCCGGGGGACGGCTCGCCCGCTGCTCAGCAGTCGCAGACTGCTCCCGGCACCCCGGGCGGGGACGCCACCACTGGTGACGCCGTGGAACTCGGCATCCTCGTGGCGGAGGCCGTCTGGGTGCAGCCCGCCGCCCACGCGAGCTGA
- a CDS encoding 3-hydroxyacyl-CoA dehydrogenase: MAELTNVTVIGSGVLGSQIAFQAAYFGKTVTVYDISEEIVGALPGKWEKLSLLYTRDMAATPEQLEAAKARLSGTTDLEAALQDADIVIEAVPENLELKKKVWSQIGAAAPEKTVLCTNSSTLLPSDIAESTGHPERFLALHFANEVWRNNTGEVMGHAGTDPAAVQAVLQFAEEIGMVPIHIQKEQAGYILNTLLVPFLTAASHLWVNDIAQAEDIDKTWRTATGSPLGPFQILDHVGMETYYQINLNAGTEESQRVAERVKREFIDKGHMGRSSGQGFYTYE; this comes from the coding sequence ATGGCTGAACTGACCAACGTGACCGTGATCGGATCCGGGGTGCTCGGATCGCAGATCGCTTTCCAGGCGGCGTACTTCGGCAAGACCGTGACCGTGTACGACATCAGCGAGGAGATCGTCGGGGCGCTGCCCGGCAAGTGGGAGAAGCTGTCCCTGCTGTACACGCGGGACATGGCGGCCACCCCCGAGCAACTGGAGGCGGCCAAGGCCCGGTTGAGCGGCACCACGGATCTCGAGGCGGCCCTGCAGGACGCGGACATCGTGATCGAGGCGGTGCCCGAGAACCTCGAGCTCAAGAAGAAGGTGTGGTCCCAGATCGGTGCGGCCGCGCCGGAGAAGACCGTCCTGTGCACCAACTCGTCCACGCTGCTGCCCAGCGACATTGCCGAGTCCACAGGCCACCCGGAGCGGTTCCTGGCGCTGCACTTCGCCAACGAGGTGTGGCGCAACAACACCGGCGAGGTCATGGGCCACGCCGGCACGGACCCCGCGGCAGTGCAGGCCGTCCTGCAGTTCGCGGAGGAGATCGGGATGGTGCCGATCCACATCCAGAAGGAGCAGGCCGGCTACATCCTCAACACCCTGCTGGTCCCGTTCCTCACGGCGGCATCGCACCTGTGGGTCAACGACATCGCGCAGGCGGAGGACATCGACAAGACGTGGCGCACGGCCACCGGCTCGCCGCTGGGCCCCTTCCAGATCCTGGACCACGTGGGCATGGAGACCTACTACCAAATCAACCTCAACGCGGGGACCGAGGAGTCCCAGCGGGTCGCGGAACGCGTGAAGCGGGAGTTCATCGACAAGGGCCACATGGGCCGCAGCTCGGGGCAAGGGTTCTACACGTACGAGTGA
- a CDS encoding uracil-xanthine permease family protein, which translates to MSSPVSPDHTPPTRHEQQAPREQDRRGGVVGRLGLNWRLHGDGRHLAPGDVVTPRERLAWPRTISIGAQHVVAMFGATFLVPLLTGFPPATTLFFSGIGTVLFLVVTAGRVPSYLGSSFAFIAPITASVNQYGPGGALGGVIMAGAALFLIGVIVQVAGTGWLQKLMPPAVTGTIVALIGFNLAPSAKENFTAAPVTALVTLGSIVLISVLFRGLLGRLSILLGVAIGYLTAVLRGEVEFDAIQAAWEQQGLFGLPQFQTPEFHLSMAGLFIPVILVLVAENIGHVKSVALMTGDDLDPYTGRAIMSDGLATMIAGAGGGSGTTTYAENIGVMAATRVYSTAAYWVAALVAILLSVTPVFGAAVATVPQGVLGGAATVLYGMIGMLGVRIWVQNRVDFSSPVNLTTAAIAMIVGIGDYTWSVAGLDFAGIALGTAAALVVYHLMAAIARARGSVGSDPLTPDTSQSPSPLG; encoded by the coding sequence ATGAGTTCGCCGGTTTCCCCCGACCACACCCCGCCCACGCGCCACGAGCAACAGGCACCGCGCGAGCAGGACCGGCGCGGCGGCGTCGTCGGTCGCCTGGGCCTGAACTGGCGGCTGCACGGGGACGGCAGGCACCTGGCCCCGGGGGACGTGGTGACCCCGCGGGAGCGGCTGGCGTGGCCGCGGACCATCTCGATCGGCGCGCAGCACGTGGTGGCGATGTTCGGCGCCACGTTCCTGGTGCCGCTGCTCACCGGCTTCCCGCCGGCCACCACGCTGTTCTTCTCGGGCATCGGCACGGTGCTGTTCCTGGTCGTCACCGCGGGTCGGGTGCCCAGCTACCTGGGGTCCTCGTTCGCGTTCATCGCCCCGATCACCGCGTCCGTGAACCAGTACGGCCCGGGTGGCGCGCTCGGCGGCGTGATCATGGCCGGTGCGGCGCTGTTCCTGATCGGTGTGATCGTGCAGGTCGCGGGCACGGGGTGGCTGCAGAAGCTCATGCCCCCGGCAGTCACGGGCACCATCGTGGCGCTGATCGGCTTCAACCTGGCACCGTCCGCCAAGGAGAACTTCACGGCCGCACCCGTCACCGCGCTGGTCACACTGGGGTCCATCGTGCTGATCTCCGTGCTGTTCCGTGGCCTGCTGGGGCGGCTGTCCATCCTGCTGGGCGTGGCCATCGGCTACCTCACGGCGGTGCTGCGCGGCGAGGTGGAGTTCGACGCCATCCAGGCCGCGTGGGAGCAGCAGGGATTGTTCGGGCTGCCGCAGTTCCAGACGCCCGAGTTCCACCTCAGCATGGCCGGGCTGTTCATCCCCGTGATCCTGGTGCTCGTGGCGGAGAACATCGGCCACGTGAAGTCCGTGGCGCTGATGACCGGCGACGACCTGGATCCCTACACCGGCCGCGCCATCATGTCCGACGGCCTGGCCACCATGATCGCGGGCGCCGGCGGCGGCTCCGGCACCACCACGTACGCGGAGAACATCGGGGTCATGGCCGCCACGCGCGTGTACTCCACCGCGGCCTACTGGGTGGCCGCGCTCGTCGCGATCCTGCTCAGCGTGACCCCCGTGTTCGGCGCGGCCGTCGCGACCGTCCCCCAGGGCGTGCTGGGCGGCGCGGCCACCGTGCTCTACGGCATGATCGGCATGCTGGGCGTGCGGATCTGGGTGCAGAACCGCGTGGACTTCTCCAGCCCGGTCAACCTCACCACCGCGGCGATCGCCATGATCGTGGGCATCGGCGACTACACCTGGTCCGTGGCCGGGCTCGACTTCGCGGGCATCGCCCTGGGCACCGCAGCTGCCCTGGTGGTCTACCACCTCATGGCGGCCATCGCGCGCGCCCGCG